The Apium graveolens cultivar Ventura chromosome 11, ASM990537v1, whole genome shotgun sequence genome has a window encoding:
- the LOC141696256 gene encoding NAC domain containing protein 50-like — MVNIWFVPGFKFDPSDKQLLNFYLKAKVLGEKLPIDCIKEKEIYGPRANPWEIFNDSSTQWITGKHELEKVVYIFASLTKIAANKESSGIQGNEHNVRKAGCGMWHDETGRSPIMEGKNLIGHKRMLVFQINDINGLGDEVCLNKVGYWKMHEYFLHGFENYVLCRITFDGSKKTKVIKADSGTLLELI, encoded by the coding sequence ATGGTGAATATTTGGTTTGTACCCGGCTTTAAATTCGATCCGTCAGACAAACAGTTGTTGAATTTCTATCTGAAAGCTAAAGTTTTGGGTGAAAAACTTCCTATTGATTGCATTAAGGAGAAGGAAATTTACGGTCCAAGAGCCAATCCATGGGAGATTTTCAATGACTCATCAACTCAATGGATTACGGGAAAGCACGAGCTGGAAAAGGTTGTTTATATATTTGCTAGTTTGACAAAGATAGCAGCTAATAAGGAATCATCTGGCATACAAGGGAATGAACATAATGTTAGGAAAGCTGGTTGCGGCATGTGGCATGATGAAACAGGTCGTAGCCCGATCATGGAGGGTAAAAACCTTATTGGGCATAAGAGGATGTTAGTTTTTCAGATTAATGATATTAATGGTTTAGGTGATGAAGTTTGTTTGAATAAGGTTGGTTACTGGAAGATGCACGAGTACTTTTTACACGGTTTTGAGAATTATGTGCTTTGTCGTATTACTTTCGATGGATCAAAAAAGACCAAGGTTATCAAAGCTGATTCAGGAACACTGTTGGAATTAATTTAA